The proteins below are encoded in one region of Engraulis encrasicolus isolate BLACKSEA-1 chromosome 1, IST_EnEncr_1.0, whole genome shotgun sequence:
- the LOC134457119 gene encoding DBF4-type zinc finger-containing protein 2 homolog isoform X1, producing MTTLHLICLVFLLVYRPLCLMSCCKCNGPLQLKLKYLIHYRFRHAQYRRGDRHHCFVGSRPVQAPALCVTATDACAACPDAPAPFAIAPALCVTTPHPCAAGPASSTPRHHSSPVCHSSRPLRCWPRRPGPLRHRSSPVCHSSRPLRCWPRRPGPLRHRSSPVCHSSRPLRCWPRRPGPPRHRSSPVCHSSRRLRCWPSLLWPPRHHSSPVCNSSRRLRCWPSLLCPTRQTPAPWPPPALSSTSSWSVSSPAITAGRLSVNTGCQAWTSWTTWLNTLWSCTMKPP from the exons ATGACAACACTGCACTTGATTTGTCTTGTCTTCTTATTGGTCTACAGGCCTTTGTGTTTAATGTCTTGTTGCAAATGTAATGGCCCCTTACAGTTGAAGTTAAAATACTTGATCCATTACAGATTCAGACATGCCCAGTACAGGAgaggggacagacatcactgtttTGTGGGCAGCAGACCTGTACaggctccagccctgtgtgtcacagctaCAGATGCCTGCGCTGCATGCCCAGACGCCCCGGCCCCCTTCGCCatcgctccagccctgtgtgtcacaactccacacccctgcgctgctggcccagcctcctctacccctcgccatcactccagccctgtgtgtcacagctcaagacccctgcgctgctggcccagacgccccggcccccttcgccatcgctccagccctgtgtgtcacagctcaagacccctgcgctgctggcccagacgCCCCGGCCCCCTTCGCCATCGCTCCAGTCCTGTCTGTCACAGCTCAAGacccctgcgctgctggcccagacgccccggcccccctcgccatcgctccagccctgtgtgtcacagctccagacgcctgcgctgctggcccagccTCCTCTGGCCCCCTCGCCAtcactccagccctgtgtgtaacAGCTCGAGAcgcctgcgctgctggcccagccTCCTCTGCCCCACGCGCCAGACGCCTGCACCATGGCCTCCTCCTGCCCTCAGCTCTACCAGCTCCTGGTCCGTCTCAAGTCCAGCCATCACAGCTG GTAGGCTGTCGGTGAACACGGGATGCCAAGCATGGACAAGTTGGACAACCTGGCTGAATACATTGTGGAGCTGCACCATGAAGCCTCCCTGA
- the LOC134457119 gene encoding splicing factor 3A subunit 2-like isoform X2, with protein MICAETDTLAQPIRKDSDMPSTGEGTDITVLWAADLYRLQPCVSQLQMPALHAQTPRPPSPSLQPCVSQLHTPALLAQPPLPLAITPALCVTAQDPCAAGPDAPAPFAIAPALCVTAQDPCAAGPDAPAPFAIAPVLSVTAQDPCAAGPDAPAPLAIAPALCVTAPDACAAGPASSGPLAITPALCVTARDACAAGPASSAPRARRLHHGLLLPSALPAPGPSQVQPSQLVGCR; from the exons ATGATCTGCGCAGAGACCGACACATTGGCACAACCCATACGAAAAG ATTCAGACATGCCCAGTACAGGAgaggggacagacatcactgtttTGTGGGCAGCAGACCTGTACaggctccagccctgtgtgtcacagctaCAGATGCCTGCGCTGCATGCCCAGACGCCCCGGCCCCCTTCGCCatcgctccagccctgtgtgtcacaactccacacccctgcgctgctggcccagcctcctctacccctcgccatcactccagccctgtgtgtcacagctcaagacccctgcgctgctggcccagacgccccggcccccttcgccatcgctccagccctgtgtgtcacagctcaagacccctgcgctgctggcccagacgCCCCGGCCCCCTTCGCCATCGCTCCAGTCCTGTCTGTCACAGCTCAAGacccctgcgctgctggcccagacgccccggcccccctcgccatcgctccagccctgtgtgtcacagctccagacgcctgcgctgctggcccagccTCCTCTGGCCCCCTCGCCAtcactccagccctgtgtgtaacAGCTCGAGAcgcctgcgctgctggcccagccTCCTCTGCCCCACGCGCCAGACGCCTGCACCATGGCCTCCTCCTGCCCTCAGCTCTACCAGCTCCTGGTCCGTCTCAAGTCCAGCCATCACAGCTG GTAGGCTGTCGGTGA